One window of the Verrucomicrobiales bacterium genome contains the following:
- a CDS encoding DUF11 domain-containing protein: MHVLKHLGFAKELAVGMIALMIATEPARGQTSSCNLRVTSTLDSGEGSLREAIGCANTQAGADTITFAIPGTGPHVIQLASALPELNGPVTIDGFSQPDAGANTSISTLTDARVRIELRGQPGIEFGLVAAANDCVVRGLALNSFDVAGLRLSAQRAVVQGNYLGLDAVGALELPNLRTGILVEGADHLIGGTAPAARNVIAGNRGPGITLENPAALAANGSRVVGNVIGLSPSGAVASNTTGILVNDAAQVQIGGIEPGAANVISGNLGAGVVVVGPRAWAAIAGNAIDLNGGLGIDLQAQSGPLLGDGVTKDDPMDLDEGPNTLLNSPVLIDDFSTPSSTFIVGCLHSKAGESFYIDFYAVDQCDPSGRGEGRRHLGRVLTQVNKLWNADFTLQVSPPLMADTYVTATATTVDGRTSEFSPCRRITGSSTSTLGKLAVGLNSSPNPVTVGTPLTYTISITNLGPGKVDEVSLINQLPSGLNNVVVKVGSEQCLITDGKLLCALGTLTNGQVVSVVFEGTPSRPGIYVDTVTVHGISNAKPLEPVTATHETLAVNQPVLQISDTSAVEGPGAQATFTVSLSQPSAFPITVVWGTVDGTAKAGSDFTGSTGQTLIFAPGETTKTLSIPILDDSVAESPEQFTVHLSTPTNGQIGKADGVAQLTDNDTTRAPVLAMGVISSPNPATVGIPLTYTISITNLGPGTLDAVSLINQLPAGLSNVVIKVGGNTCTLADGKVSCEFGSLPEGGVLTVVIEGIPTTPGVYLDTVTASGASGGKPVAPVTVLHETQVLDQPILTISNTTATEGPGAQAIFTVSLSRPSTTPITVTWSTVDGTAKAGSDFTGATSQSLTFAPGETSKTLSVAIVDDTLSESPEQFTVHLSASVNAQIGRADGTAELTDNDEPTLPVLAVGVTSSPNPVTVGTPVTYTISVTNLGPGTLDAVSLINQLPPGLSNVVIKVGGNTCTIVDGVISCEFGSLPEGGVLTVVIEGIPTTPGVYIDTVTASGTSGGKPVVPVTVTQETRVIDQPVFTMSDTTVTEGPVAQATFTITLSRPSTLPALVTWRTIDGSAKAGTDFTGMTGQLLTFAPGQTSKTVSITILDDDVAESPEQFTVRLSSAINAQIGKAEGVAELLDNDSAPLPILAVGISSSPTTGVVGSPITYTLSVTNLGPGTIDAVSLANLLPPGLSNVVIKVGGNLCVIADDTLSCELGTLTEGQVVEVIFEGVPTQAGTYVDMVVVTGTSAGRPVVPATAELETTVLAQPILSISDTTVAEGPGALATFTVTLSRPSTEPVTVMWGTVDGTAKAGSDFTGTTGQTLTFDPGETTKTISVPLIDDSVAEADEQFTVSLSTPVNAQIGKPDGIAQLTDADEDDEGELPTLSITLTSAPEPATVGLPMTYTIGLTNDGPGTVDLVSLVNLLPPGLSNVVIKVGGDRCVLTNGEFSCEFGTLAPGQGITVVFEGIPTQSGVILDSVTATGTSGGREIEPATEVLGSTVLDQPTITVTDTSVTEGPGVQANFAVTLSRAVSFPVIVSWGTVDGTATTGEDYLGVTTETLTFQPGETTKALVIPIVDDSTAEPIESFKVRLRDSINAAIATLEASAEIQDDDEATLLADVGIAQLTGPLSVLVGQDAIYNLTLTNRGPDRMGGLFLTNTVPLGARLVSVTMNGTNAPCIATNDVLICTLGALEPGASLPLRFVFSTEVAGTLTNRFIIAGEGATDPDVTNNSAEIQTPVQELPSDDLIASFQTEMKLNRQTGLLEQRLKVTNNGTTPKPRVRVLFHDLPEGGTVYNAAGSEEGVPFVQLNETLQPGESRELTIEYYLPKRAKIPNPRLIMRTGGGLLPVVAEGVAIDVSRTVVLSPNRFLLEFVCEPGKVYQVQYSDDGQTWSRAQPIVRAVNTRLQWLDDGPPKTDTAPSETPMRLYRVFTVPE, from the coding sequence ATGCATGTTTTGAAGCACTTAGGATTCGCGAAGGAACTCGCCGTTGGGATGATCGCGCTCATGATCGCAACGGAACCAGCGAGAGGGCAAACATCGAGCTGTAATCTCAGGGTTACCAGCACTCTGGACAGCGGGGAAGGCTCACTACGGGAAGCGATTGGCTGCGCCAACACGCAGGCCGGCGCAGACACCATCACCTTCGCCATACCCGGGACGGGTCCGCACGTGATCCAGCTTGCCTCGGCACTACCAGAGCTAAACGGTCCGGTCACGATCGACGGCTTCAGCCAACCGGACGCGGGGGCGAACACCAGCATTTCGACCCTCACCGACGCCCGAGTGCGAATCGAGCTGCGGGGCCAACCGGGCATCGAGTTCGGTTTGGTGGCAGCAGCCAATGACTGCGTGGTGCGCGGCCTGGCCCTGAACAGCTTCGACGTCGCAGGTCTGCGACTCAGCGCTCAACGGGCCGTGGTGCAGGGAAATTACCTCGGCTTGGATGCCGTCGGGGCCTTGGAACTGCCGAACCTGCGAACCGGCATTCTGGTCGAAGGAGCGGATCATCTCATCGGCGGCACTGCCCCAGCTGCCCGCAACGTGATTGCTGGGAACCGCGGTCCGGGCATCACGCTCGAAAATCCCGCCGCGCTGGCGGCCAACGGGAGCCGGGTGGTAGGCAATGTCATCGGGCTCAGCCCGAGCGGAGCCGTCGCATCCAACACTACCGGCATCCTTGTGAACGATGCCGCCCAGGTTCAGATCGGAGGCATCGAACCGGGAGCCGCCAACGTCATCTCCGGCAACCTGGGCGCGGGAGTCGTCGTGGTAGGACCCCGTGCTTGGGCAGCCATCGCCGGCAATGCGATCGATCTGAACGGCGGACTAGGGATCGACCTCCAAGCCCAGTCAGGTCCACTGCTTGGCGATGGAGTCACCAAAGACGATCCCATGGACTTGGATGAAGGGCCCAACACCCTACTCAATTCCCCCGTCCTGATCGACGACTTTAGCACGCCCAGTTCCACATTCATCGTCGGTTGCCTCCACAGCAAGGCCGGCGAGTCATTCTACATTGATTTCTACGCGGTCGATCAGTGCGATCCCTCGGGGCGAGGAGAGGGGCGGCGCCATCTGGGGCGAGTCCTCACCCAGGTAAACAAACTCTGGAACGCCGATTTCACCCTCCAGGTGAGCCCACCCTTGATGGCCGACACCTACGTTACCGCCACAGCGACCACCGTGGACGGACGCACTTCAGAATTCTCGCCCTGCCGTCGCATCACGGGTAGCTCAACTTCGACCTTGGGCAAACTGGCCGTCGGCCTCAACAGCTCGCCCAACCCGGTCACCGTCGGCACCCCCCTAACCTACACAATCTCGATCACCAATCTCGGGCCGGGCAAGGTGGACGAGGTGAGCCTGATCAACCAACTCCCCTCAGGCCTCAACAACGTCGTCGTCAAAGTAGGCTCTGAGCAGTGCCTGATCACCGACGGCAAACTCCTATGCGCCCTGGGCACCCTCACCAACGGACAGGTCGTGAGCGTGGTGTTCGAAGGAACCCCATCCAGGCCTGGAATCTATGTCGATACGGTGACTGTCCACGGCATCAGCAACGCCAAACCGCTCGAGCCAGTCACTGCCACCCATGAAACCCTGGCGGTCAACCAGCCGGTCCTGCAGATCAGCGACACCTCGGCTGTCGAAGGCCCAGGAGCCCAAGCCACCTTTACCGTCTCTCTTTCTCAGCCGTCGGCATTCCCGATCACGGTGGTGTGGGGCACGGTCGATGGCACCGCGAAAGCCGGCTCCGACTTCACGGGATCCACCGGCCAAACCCTGATTTTTGCTCCAGGCGAGACCACCAAGACGCTTTCGATCCCGATCTTGGATGATAGCGTGGCGGAATCACCGGAGCAGTTCACTGTCCACCTCTCAACTCCCACCAACGGGCAGATCGGTAAGGCCGATGGTGTGGCGCAACTCACCGATAACGACACCACACGAGCGCCCGTCCTTGCGATGGGGGTCATCAGCTCGCCCAATCCAGCCACGGTCGGCATCCCCCTCACCTACACGATCTCCATCACCAATCTAGGGCCGGGAACTCTCGATGCCGTCAGCTTGATCAATCAGTTGCCTGCCGGCCTCTCCAATGTCGTGATCAAGGTGGGCGGCAACACTTGCACTCTCGCCGACGGCAAGGTCAGTTGCGAGTTTGGCAGCCTACCCGAAGGCGGAGTTCTCACCGTCGTGATCGAGGGCATTCCCACCACACCCGGCGTCTACCTCGACACCGTGACGGCGAGTGGCGCAAGTGGCGGCAAGCCGGTGGCTCCCGTCACCGTCCTTCACGAAACTCAGGTGCTCGACCAACCGATCCTGACGATCAGCAACACCACGGCCACCGAAGGTCCAGGCGCTCAGGCCATCTTCACCGTCTCCCTCTCGCGACCCTCCACCACCCCCATCACGGTCACTTGGTCCACCGTCGACGGCACAGCGAAGGCCGGATCCGACTTCACCGGAGCCACCTCCCAGTCGCTGACCTTCGCACCTGGCGAAACCTCCAAGACGCTCTCGGTGGCGATTGTCGACGACACGCTGTCGGAATCCCCCGAGCAGTTCACCGTCCACCTTTCCGCTTCGGTCAACGCACAGATCGGTCGCGCGGACGGCACCGCCGAACTCACGGATAACGATGAGCCCACTCTCCCCGTCCTGGCCGTGGGTGTCACCAGTTCGCCCAACCCAGTGACGGTCGGCACCCCGGTTACATATACCATCTCCGTCACCAACCTCGGGCCAGGCACCCTGGATGCCGTCAGCTTGATCAACCAGTTGCCTCCAGGGCTCTCGAATGTGGTCATCAAGGTCGGAGGCAACACCTGCACGATAGTAGACGGTGTGATCAGCTGTGAGTTTGGCAGCCTACCCGAAGGCGGAGTTCTCACTGTCGTGATCGAGGGCATTCCCACCACACCCGGCGTCTACATCGACACCGTCACGGCGAGTGGCACCAGCGGTGGCAAGCCGGTGGTGCCGGTCACAGTCACTCAGGAAACCAGGGTCATCGACCAACCCGTGTTCACCATGAGCGACACCACCGTCACGGAAGGCCCGGTAGCGCAGGCCACGTTCACCATCACCCTCTCCCGCCCCTCAACCTTGCCCGCTCTCGTCACCTGGAGAACCATCGATGGCTCGGCCAAGGCCGGAACCGATTTCACCGGCATGACCGGCCAATTGCTCACCTTCGCTCCGGGACAAACCAGCAAGACCGTCTCGATCACGATCCTGGACGACGACGTGGCGGAGTCCCCCGAGCAGTTTACAGTGCGCCTGTCCAGCGCGATCAATGCGCAGATTGGCAAGGCAGAAGGGGTAGCTGAACTGCTCGACAATGATTCGGCACCCTTGCCGATCCTCGCCGTCGGGATCTCCAGCTCGCCAACCACCGGGGTCGTCGGCAGCCCGATCACCTACACGCTGTCCGTCACCAATCTCGGACCGGGAACGATCGACGCAGTTTCGCTGGCGAACCTGCTTCCCCCCGGCTTGTCCAATGTGGTGATCAAAGTGGGCGGCAATCTCTGCGTGATCGCGGATGACACCCTGAGTTGCGAACTGGGAACCCTGACCGAGGGACAGGTGGTCGAAGTCATTTTCGAGGGAGTACCAACCCAGGCCGGGACTTATGTCGACATGGTGGTGGTCACCGGCACCAGCGCGGGACGGCCGGTCGTTCCAGCGACTGCGGAGCTGGAGACGACGGTCCTCGCCCAACCCATCCTGAGCATCAGCGATACGACGGTTGCAGAAGGCCCAGGAGCTCTGGCTACCTTCACGGTCACCTTGTCCCGCCCGTCGACCGAACCGGTTACCGTCATGTGGGGAACAGTTGATGGAACCGCTAAGGCCGGATCCGACTTCACCGGGACTACAGGGCAAACGTTGACCTTCGACCCCGGCGAAACTACCAAGACGATATCCGTTCCCTTGATCGACGATAGCGTCGCCGAAGCGGATGAGCAGTTCACGGTAAGTCTCTCCACGCCCGTGAATGCGCAGATCGGGAAGCCTGATGGCATCGCGCAACTCACCGATGCGGACGAGGACGACGAAGGAGAACTCCCAACCTTGTCCATCACTCTGACCAGCGCGCCCGAGCCGGCAACAGTGGGTCTCCCCATGACCTACACCATTGGACTTACCAATGACGGGCCTGGCACCGTCGACCTCGTCAGCCTGGTCAACCTGCTGCCGCCCGGCCTATCGAATGTCGTGATCAAAGTAGGAGGAGATCGCTGCGTTCTCACCAACGGAGAGTTTAGCTGCGAGTTTGGCACCTTGGCTCCGGGACAGGGAATCACCGTCGTGTTCGAAGGTATCCCGACTCAATCGGGTGTGATTCTGGATAGCGTCACAGCCACCGGCACCAGTGGAGGTAGGGAGATCGAACCTGCTACCGAGGTACTCGGCTCCACCGTGCTTGACCAACCCACGATCACCGTCACGGACACCTCCGTGACGGAAGGGCCGGGGGTCCAGGCAAACTTCGCAGTCACTCTTTCCCGTGCAGTGAGCTTCCCCGTGATCGTGAGCTGGGGGACGGTGGATGGAACGGCCACGACCGGTGAGGACTATCTGGGGGTAACCACCGAAACGCTGACCTTCCAACCCGGCGAGACCACCAAGGCCTTGGTGATTCCGATCGTGGATGACTCCACGGCGGAACCCATTGAGTCCTTTAAGGTGCGACTGCGGGACTCCATCAACGCCGCAATCGCCACCCTCGAAGCCTCGGCGGAGATTCAGGATGATGACGAGGCCACACTCCTAGCCGACGTGGGAATTGCCCAACTGACAGGGCCGCTCTCCGTGCTGGTCGGTCAGGACGCCATTTACAACCTGACGCTGACAAACCGCGGACCCGACCGGATGGGTGGGCTCTTCCTTACGAACACTGTCCCCCTCGGGGCGCGACTTGTCTCCGTGACTATGAATGGCACCAACGCCCCATGCATCGCTACCAACGACGTGCTTATCTGCACCCTGGGGGCGCTCGAGCCGGGAGCGAGCCTGCCCCTGCGATTCGTGTTTAGCACGGAAGTCGCCGGCACCCTCACCAATCGCTTCATCATCGCAGGCGAAGGCGCCACCGATCCGGACGTGACCAACAACTCGGCTGAGATCCAGACCCCGGTTCAAGAGTTGCCGTCGGACGATCTGATCGCTTCATTCCAAACGGAAATGAAGCTCAACCGCCAGACCGGATTGCTCGAACAGCGGTTGAAAGTCACCAACAACGGAACCACGCCCAAGCCCAGGGTCCGGGTGCTCTTCCATGATCTGCCAGAGGGTGGAACGGTCTACAATGCCGCCGGCAGCGAGGAAGGCGTTCCGTTTGTGCAGTTGAACGAAACGCTGCAACCCGGAGAAAGCCGCGAGCTGACGATCGAGTACTACCTGCCCAAACGAGCCAAGATCCCGAACCCAAGGCTCATCATGCGAACCGGCGGCGGCCTGCTCCCGGTCGTGGCCGAAGGCGTGGCTATTGACGTCTCGCGCACCGTGGTCTTGTCGCCAAACCGCTTCCTGCTCGAGTTCGTGTGCGAGCCTGGGAAAGTCTATCAGGTGCAATATAGTGACGACGGCCAGACCTGGAGTCGCGCTCAGCCGATTGTTCGGGCCGTGAACACTCGCCTGCAATGGCTCGACGATGGCCCTCCGAAAACGGATACCGCTCCCTCGGAGACACCCATGCGTCTCTATCGCGTATTTACGGTTCCCGAATAA